The proteins below come from a single Eubacterium limosum genomic window:
- the cobT gene encoding nicotinate-nucleotide--dimethylbenzimidazole phosphoribosyltransferase — protein MSALTLKDVIENIEPKDPDWESKACAHVESLAIPPWSLGQVLTLGVQLAGIKRTIHPCVDKKMILTMAADHGIAEEGVSAFPQEVTMQMVANIVAGGAGVNVLGKASGAEVRLVDMGVKEDMPDLVKKGAIIDAKIAHGSENFHKGPAMSREQAIAALEAGINIAAKMIQEEGVELLGTGDLGIGNTTPSAAILAVMGEYPLTSITGRGTGLNNAGLMHKIKIIRESIALNNPDKNDALDVLSKVGGYDIAGIAGMILGAAYNKVPVVVDGFISTAGALIAKGLCPTCADYMIASHQSEEPGHQMMWQTLGMHPLLNLNFRLGEGTGAAVAMHLVECAARCMNDMLTFEDAGVTNGLA, from the coding sequence ATGAGTGCATTAACTTTAAAGGACGTTATCGAAAATATTGAACCAAAGGACCCCGATTGGGAATCCAAAGCCTGCGCACATGTGGAATCACTTGCCATTCCGCCCTGGAGTCTGGGACAGGTCCTGACACTCGGCGTCCAGCTGGCTGGAATTAAACGGACCATCCACCCCTGTGTGGATAAAAAAATGATTCTGACCATGGCGGCTGACCACGGAATTGCTGAGGAGGGCGTTTCTGCCTTTCCTCAGGAGGTAACCATGCAGATGGTCGCCAATATCGTCGCTGGCGGAGCAGGCGTCAACGTTTTGGGAAAGGCCTCCGGCGCAGAGGTGCGGCTGGTGGACATGGGCGTTAAAGAGGATATGCCCGATCTGGTAAAAAAGGGCGCCATCATCGACGCTAAGATCGCTCACGGCAGTGAAAACTTCCATAAAGGGCCAGCCATGAGCAGGGAACAGGCAATCGCTGCCCTGGAAGCCGGCATCAATATCGCTGCAAAAATGATTCAGGAGGAGGGCGTCGAGCTTCTGGGTACCGGTGACCTGGGTATTGGCAACACCACCCCCAGCGCGGCCATTCTCGCGGTTATGGGAGAATATCCTCTGACCTCCATTACAGGACGCGGCACAGGCCTTAACAACGCCGGCCTCATGCACAAAATTAAAATTATCCGCGAGTCCATCGCGCTCAACAATCCAGATAAAAACGATGCTCTGGACGTACTGTCAAAGGTCGGCGGCTATGATATCGCCGGTATTGCCGGCATGATCCTTGGCGCCGCCTATAATAAGGTGCCAGTGGTTGTGGACGGCTTTATCTCCACTGCCGGCGCGCTAATTGCCAAAGGCCTCTGCCCCACCTGCGCAGACTATATGATCGCTTCTCACCAGTCCGAGGAGCCAGGACATCAGATGATGTGGCAGACTTTGGGAATGCATCCGCTTCTAAATCTTAATTTCCGCCTTGGCGAGGGCACCGGTGCTGCGGTGGCCATGCATCTCGTGGAATGCGCCGCACGGTGCATGAACGACATGCTCACCTTTGAAGACGCAGGAGTCACCAATGGCCTCGCTTAA